A single genomic interval of Rhinatrema bivittatum chromosome 12, aRhiBiv1.1, whole genome shotgun sequence harbors:
- the LOC115074107 gene encoding triggering receptor expressed on myeloid cells 2-like → MGSAFLHLLLFLSALEIVRAENVTVVSGILGESVVIQCPYSHEQDGWKRKIWCKHLTASYCEPIVSARRFWPQFMKRRNGTTSIADYVSEGILTVNITQLSRQDAGLYQCQTRLLGEVSTLKVVKLEVLDGFVLDSDSAEAQKSEVTKTERSTTSSSGSKHMLTVTSLVTGLLFCKLLVVLLIYAIFQKCWRRQEEHGHRDFSDDFL, encoded by the exons ATGGGGTCTGCATTCCTGcaccttctcctctttctgtctGCCCTGG AAATCGTCAGAGCAGAGAATGTGACTGTTGTGTCTGGCATCCTCGGAGAGTCTGTGGTCATCCAATGCCCCTACAGCCACGAGCAGGATGGCTGGAAACGGAAGATCTGGTGTAAGCACCTGACCGCAAGTTACTGTGAGCCCATCGTGAGCGCCCGCCGCTTCTGGCCACAGTTTATGAAGAGGAGAAATGGTACCACATCGATCGCCGATTACGTTTCTGAGGGCATCCTCACGGTAAATATAACCCAGCTGAGCAGACAAGACGCTGGGCTGTATCAGTGCCAGACCAGGCTGCTGGGCGAGGTCAGCACGTTGAAGGTGGTCAAGCTGGAGGTGCTGGATGGGTTCGTCCTGGACTCTG ATTCTGCTGAGGCCCAAAAGTCAGAAGTTACGAAGACTGAACGCAGCACAACCAG CTCATCGGGGTCCAAACACATGCTCACAGTGACCTCGCTGGTCACAGGTCTTCTGTTCTGTAAGCTGCTGGTGGTCCTACTCATATATGCAATATTTCAGAAGTGCTGGAGAAGGCAAGAAGAACATG GGCATCGGGATTTTTCAGATGACTTCCTGTAA